CCTCGTGCGTAGTAATCGGAAACTGGTTTGCCCATGCGGTAACCCATATTTGTTTTTTCACGATGAGGAGACGACACCTCTTCTTTCTATTTGCGTGCGTCTTGTTCTCCTCCCTTTCCGATTACTGTTAGCACAGGCAGCCTTGCCTGTGTTTTTTATTTTTATTTTTGGAGGGAAACAATCATGAGCGAACAAATACTTTCCGTCGATGGAATCGAACTATGTGTAGAGAGCTTTGGTAATCCAAAGGATCCTGTTATCCTGCTGGTGATGGGGGCGACCGCCTCGATGATCTGGTGGGAAACCGAGTTTTGTCAGCTCTTGGCCGAAAAAGGGCACTTCGTCATCCGTTACGACAATCGGGATGTCGGCCGTTCTACCACTTACGAGCTTGGTTCTCCTGGATACACCTTTGAAGATATGGCCGATGATGCCGCGAGCGTGCTCGACGCCTTTGGCTGCAAGCAAGCCCATCTCGTCGGAATGTCCATGGGCGGACTGCTTACACAAATATTTGCGTTGCGTCACCAAGACCGAGCCCTATCGATTTCGTTGGTGATGACTTCTAATTTTGCACCTGATCTACCACCCATGGAGGAAAAAGTAGTCGAATTCTTCTCGAATGTCGGAAGCCTAGATTGGACGGATGAGCAAGCTGTCGTCGCATCTGCGGTCGAGAAGTGGAATATCCTGAGAGGCTCCAAGCATCCATTTGACCAGCAAAAAACAGCAAGACTGGCGCTAGAAGAAGCGCGCCGCGCACGCAATTTGGCAAACATGAACAACCATGCCTTGGTGACTGGCGGAGAGTCCTATCTGGTAAGAACGCATGAAATCCCGCAACCCGCTTTGGTCATCCACGGCACAGAAGATCCGATCATCCCATATTCGCATGGCGTCCATCTCGCCAACACCATTCCGGGTGCAACGCTCCTGACACTCACGGGCACGGGACACGAGCTGCATGAAAATGACTGGAATGCTATCATTGACGCGATTTCTGCCCACGCTGCATCCGTGAAGTAACCTACGAATCTGAAAAGACCAGTCTTTCCCTTCTATCTAGGGGGACTGGTCTTTTTGATACATCTTGTGCCTAAATGACGTTATTTTCCTCCAGCTGCCGGATGGTCTCTTCTGAATACTCCAGCTCCTTACAAACGAACCAAAATGCTCTGATTCAAATCAGCGACCGAATTGCTACCGGACAATGCCACTGATACGTCCAGCTCGTTTAGCAATGTATCGAGTACGCTCGCCACACCTTGTTCACCCGCAACGGCCAGACCAAACATAAACGGACGTCCGATCAGTACGGCAGTAGCTCCCAGTGCGATCGCCTTGACCACATCTGCTCCTGTGCGCACCCCGCTGTCCAAGAGAACCGGGATGCGTCCTTCTACCGCTTCGGCAATTGCTGGCAACGCATCCAGTGTGGAAATCGCTCCATCAAGCTGACGTCCTCCGTGGTTGGACACGATGATTCCATCTACGCCGCGTTCCACAGCGATTTTTGCATCGTCTGGATGCAGGATGCCTTTGACGAGAATTGGCAGGCTGGTATGCTGGCGCAAGTAGTCAATGTCATCCCAGTTGAGAGTAGGATGGTAAATATTGCGGAGCACTTCCTCGACCGCATTCTCTGCGTTTACCTCAGACAGTCTGGAGCAGAAAACCGGATCGCTGATGTAGTTGGCCAGTCCTTTTCCTTCTCGCAGTGGCGAATAGCCGTTGCGGAAATCTCGGCGTTTCCAGCCGAGCATGACGGTGTCAACTGTCAGCACAATCGCGGAATAGCCCGCTGCCTCCCCACGTTTCACCATGCTGGCGCACACTTCGCGATCATTGGACCAATACAGTTGGAACCAGCGAGGAGCGTCACCCATCGTTTCCGCAATCTGCTCCAGCGTATGTGCCGACACTGTGCTGACCACCATCGGTACACCAGCAGCCGCTGCCGCTCTTGCTGTCGCCAATTCTCCTTCTGGATTGGCAATGGCTTGCATGCCTACAGGTGCCAGCATAACGGGTGTTTTCAATTGCTGTCCAAAAAGCTCTATGCAAAGAGACCGCTCGGAAACATCCCGGAGCATCCGCGGCACGATCGCCCATTTGGAAAATGCCGAGCGGTTGGCAGCCAATGTCTCTTCTGCTCCCGAGCCCCCTGCGATGTAATCAAATGGACCATCTGGCAAAAGCTCACGAGCTTTTTGTTCCCAGTCCTCGATTGAGATCGGGAGTGCTTGTGTTTCCTTGTTCACCCGCGTAAAAAGCAAGCTTTCTTTGGTCTGTTCTGTTCTTGCCATCTTGTATCCTACCTTTCCGTTTTAGCGAAACTGTGGCTTTCGCTTTTCCAAAAATGCATGCACGCCTTCCTTGTAGTCGTCCGAATCAAACGATTGCAAGACTAGTGTGGCAATTTCTTCGTTTTCTTCGGTATGCCCCTCCAGAATTGCCTGCACCATTTGCTTGGCGCCGCGCACGGACACTTGTGAACGCTTGGCAATCAACGCGGCGAACTCATACGTTATGCTCACGTTTTCACTGCTGTTGTAAATGCGATCGATGAGACCAACTCGATACGCTTCGTTCACATCGTGCGTCCTGGCTTCAGGTCGACGAGTCTTTTGGTACTAGTTAAATTATAGACGATTCCCAGCTTGGATGGGGTGATTGCAAAAATTCCATCCTCTGCGCTGAAGCGGAAGTCACGCGAGAAAGCGATGTCGAGCCCGCCACCTACCGCGTAATTCTGGTCGATCGTACAAAAAAACAGCAGGCGCAAAAGGCACCTACTGCTTTTGGATTCATCAAGAAGTCGTCTCCGCCACATTGCTCCGAAGCCTTGAACGGAAGATAAACTTGATCAAGGAAGGAACGACGAGAAAGATAAACAAAGTCCGAAACAGCTGATAGCAGATCACCACAGACAAGTCAGCGTCGACTTCCTTTGCGATAATCCCCATCTGATCCATCCCGCCCGGGGAGAGTCCCAAAAAGGCGGTTATAAACGGCACCGGATGAAGCAGAGTGAGCAGGTAGCTCAAGCCAAGCGAGCAGGAAATTAATACAGCCCCACTCAGAATAGCCAACACCGCCATGGCGAGCTTGTTCTTTAGCTGTTCCGGTTTT
This is a stretch of genomic DNA from Brevibacillus choshinensis. It encodes these proteins:
- a CDS encoding enoyl-CoA hydratase-related protein, with the translated sequence MNEAYRVGLIDRIYNSSENVSITYEFAALIAKRSQVSVRGAKQMVQAILEGHTEENEEIATLVLQSFDSDDYKEGVHAFLEKRKPQFR
- a CDS encoding alpha-hydroxy-acid oxidizing protein, coding for MARTEQTKESLLFTRVNKETQALPISIEDWEQKARELLPDGPFDYIAGGSGAEETLAANRSAFSKWAIVPRMLRDVSERSLCIELFGQQLKTPVMLAPVGMQAIANPEGELATARAAAAAGVPMVVSTVSAHTLEQIAETMGDAPRWFQLYWSNDREVCASMVKRGEAAGYSAIVLTVDTVMLGWKRRDFRNGYSPLREGKGLANYISDPVFCSRLSEVNAENAVEEVLRNIYHPTLNWDDIDYLRQHTSLPILVKGILHPDDAKIAVERGVDGIIVSNHGGRQLDGAISTLDALPAIAEAVEGRIPVLLDSGVRTGADVVKAIALGATAVLIGRPFMFGLAVAGEQGVASVLDTLLNELDVSVALSGSNSVADLNQSILVRL
- a CDS encoding alpha/beta fold hydrolase; this encodes MSEQILSVDGIELCVESFGNPKDPVILLVMGATASMIWWETEFCQLLAEKGHFVIRYDNRDVGRSTTYELGSPGYTFEDMADDAASVLDAFGCKQAHLVGMSMGGLLTQIFALRHQDRALSISLVMTSNFAPDLPPMEEKVVEFFSNVGSLDWTDEQAVVASAVEKWNILRGSKHPFDQQKTARLALEEARRARNLANMNNHALVTGGESYLVRTHEIPQPALVIHGTEDPIIPYSHGVHLANTIPGATLLTLTGTGHELHENDWNAIIDAISAHAASVK